From the Ruminiclostridium josui JCM 17888 genome, one window contains:
- a CDS encoding alpha/beta hydrolase yields the protein MILRGSTFSKMLEMETGITVVASNKINMDESCKVVYLLHGLCGNNGDWTNYTMLPVYANDYNAIFIMPEIARSFCSDMKYGHKFFSYITDELPSICKRVFNISSNRDNTIIIGDSMGGYGALKWALSKPEQYGYCCAFSSPCLFLREDLNKHGSAEKFRKAYGEHMLRDFQGIFGADLQWSHEHEILELAKKVSKGPVKPKIYSACGTEDFLRSDNARFDLEMQKLDLDFVYEEWPGKHDWYFFNEALKRAFNKSVEINFSIKCYRVFYL from the coding sequence ATGATACTAAGAGGTAGTACTTTTTCAAAAATGCTAGAAATGGAAACTGGAATAACAGTTGTTGCTTCAAATAAAATTAACATGGACGAAAGCTGTAAAGTAGTATACCTTCTCCATGGACTTTGCGGTAATAATGGTGATTGGACAAACTACACTATGTTACCAGTTTATGCAAATGACTATAATGCAATTTTCATTATGCCTGAAATCGCGAGAAGCTTTTGCTCTGATATGAAATATGGTCATAAATTTTTCAGCTATATAACAGATGAATTACCGAGCATATGTAAGAGAGTTTTTAATATATCTTCAAATAGAGATAATACTATAATAATCGGTGATTCAATGGGTGGATATGGCGCCCTGAAATGGGCATTATCCAAGCCGGAACAATATGGCTATTGTTGTGCATTTTCATCTCCGTGTTTATTTTTAAGGGAGGATTTAAATAAACATGGGAGTGCTGAAAAATTTAGAAAGGCTTACGGAGAGCATATGCTCAGAGATTTTCAGGGGATTTTTGGGGCAGACTTACAGTGGAGTCATGAGCATGAGATATTGGAATTAGCTAAAAAAGTAAGTAAAGGACCTGTTAAACCTAAAATATATTCAGCATGCGGGACTGAGGATTTTTTGCGCAGTGATAATGCAAGGTTTGATTTAGAAATGCAAAAACTTGATTTGGATTTTGTTTATGAGGAATGGCCGGGAAAGCATGACTGGTATTTTTTCAATGAAGCATTGAAAAGAGCATTTAATAAGAGTGTTGAAATAAATTTTTCAATTAAATGCTATCGTGTTTTTTATTTATGA
- a CDS encoding PadR family transcriptional regulator: MMSSIDLVILGMVLEKPQSAYDIQKDVDYHQFPRWTKISVPSIYRKVIQLNEEGYLESNIVKGDKFADKAVYSITEKGRAYFEELMNTYASQQVSFLFDFNVVITNLNKMNKEHALDLVKKLRDSITASEKNNDKYSAAYADIPLVGRTIFEQQRMLYNTLLEWLDKFESQFKED; the protein is encoded by the coding sequence ATGATGTCGTCAATTGACCTGGTAATACTTGGCATGGTGCTAGAAAAGCCTCAAAGTGCATATGACATACAAAAGGATGTAGACTATCATCAGTTTCCACGGTGGACGAAGATAAGCGTTCCATCTATATACCGGAAAGTTATACAGCTTAACGAAGAGGGTTATCTCGAGAGCAATATTGTCAAAGGAGATAAATTTGCTGATAAAGCTGTGTATTCCATCACGGAAAAAGGACGCGCTTATTTTGAGGAACTAATGAATACTTACGCAAGTCAGCAGGTATCATTTTTATTTGATTTTAATGTTGTTATTACCAATCTAAACAAAATGAATAAGGAACATGCTTTGGATTTGGTAAAGAAGCTGCGAGACAGCATTACCGCTTCGGAAAAGAACAATGATAAATATTCTGCCGCATATGCCGATATCCCTCTTGTTGGAAGAACCATTTTTGAGCAACAGCGGATGCTCTATAATACTCTTTTGGAATGGCTTGATAAATTTGAAAGCCAATTTAAAGAAGATTGA